The sequence below is a genomic window from Oreochromis niloticus isolate F11D_XX linkage group LG3, O_niloticus_UMD_NMBU, whole genome shotgun sequence.
TACATTTTCTATGACTTACTATAATCTCATTTAAATAACAATATTATACGTAGTCTTATTTTAGAAAGTGCACTGTGTCATTCCCAAAAATCTATTTGTGCCAGAAAACATTACAATGCATTCAAATATAAAACACCGAACGTACCTTCACTTGAGAGAAACGAATCAAAAACGAAACTATTTAAAACTTATTAAAAATTCACCGTGGAGAATACAAAAAAGATTCATACCATTAATCACTGTTTTACCCCAGTTTTTGTACCAGAGGTGATGTCACTTTTCTAGAAAAATAGAAAGTTTTAATCTATACTTCCGATCTACTTGTGTGTCATGTTGCTCTTTCTCTTCCAGACATGCTAACCAACTCCTCATCCTCCAACAACTCTCTCTCTCAGCCACCCTCCTCCCTGGTGATGTCTAACCATCTATTATACATCAACTGCCTCACCACCAGACCCGGTTCTCTCATCTATACAGCATATCTTTCCTTCAACattcttctctttcctctctgGATCCTCATCCTCCAACAATGGTGGAGAAAGCGCTGCACCTCCTCAGCAGTTGCGATGAGTCACTCTGACAGCTTCACCTATCATGTGGTTGTAATGGAGCTGATTTGTAACTTGGGAAGTATCTTCACCATTTACGGTATCAATTCACATGATTCAAGCGTAATGTTTTGGGGGTTGCCTCTTATTGCTTTCACCTGGGTAGGAGAGACATTCTTCCATATCCTGACCTCTGTGGAGCGCTATCTGGCTGTTGTTTATCCCATCACCTATGTTAGTCTGAAATATGAAAGAGGGGTCAGAATCAGAAATATCTGCATTGGCTGCATTTGGCTGCTTTGCTCTGTGAGCGCAGGTCTGACAGAGATGGTAGACTTGCTCGTAAACCTGATGTTTAGCCTTGTGGTGTTATGTTTCATCATCAACTCCTTCTGCAGCCTTTCTGTTCTCTACATTTTGATCCGTCCAGGCCCAGGAGAACAGGGTGCAACCAGGGAGAGGTCAGTCAAACTCAGGGCATTCTACACTATTCTGGCCATACTGGGAGCACAGGTGGCGAGGTTCTTGGGGGGTCTAGCTTGGGGTGTGGTCAACATGTCAGGAGGAGTGAATGCATGTATCATAAATGTATCTAATATGTGGTTTAATGTTCCcagcagtctggtgttaccttt
It includes:
- the LOC106099025 gene encoding uncharacterized protein LOC106099025 isoform X2, with the translated sequence MDGKDSQQEVTDMLTNSSSSNNSLSQPPSSLVMSNHLLYINCLTTRPGSLIYTAYLSFNILLFPLWILILQQWWRKRCTSSAVAMSHSDSFTYHVVVMELICNLGSIFTIYGINSHDSSVMFWGLPLIAFTWVGETFFHILTSVERYLAVVYPITYVSLKYERGVRIRNICIGCIWLLCSVSAGLTEMVDLLVNLMFSLVVLCFIINSFCSLSVLYILIRPGPGEQGATRERSVKLRAFYTILAILGAQVARFLGGLAWGVVNMSGGVNACIINVSNMWFNVPSSLVLPLLFLYREGKFLCCKNNSQ
- the LOC106099025 gene encoding uncharacterized protein LOC106099025 isoform X1; protein product: MNYRKQSDTFEEITIFILFYLKQNWCLVDFLMPNDQQVKIYCDGLATCPGCTTPLTLWHQLMDGKDSQQEVTDMLTNSSSSNNSLSQPPSSLVMSNHLLYINCLTTRPGSLIYTAYLSFNILLFPLWILILQQWWRKRCTSSAVAMSHSDSFTYHVVVMELICNLGSIFTIYGINSHDSSVMFWGLPLIAFTWVGETFFHILTSVERYLAVVYPITYVSLKYERGVRIRNICIGCIWLLCSVSAGLTEMVDLLVNLMFSLVVLCFIINSFCSLSVLYILIRPGPGEQGATRERSVKLRAFYTILAILGAQVARFLGGLAWGVVNMSGGVNACIINVSNMWFNVPSSLVLPLLFLYREGKFLCCKNNSQ